In the genome of Archaeoglobus neptunius, the window CTTAGGCCTGACCAGACCTGCGAGGAGCAGTATCAGAGTGGACTTTCCACTTCCATTTGCCCCGATTAGACCGATCCTCTCGCCCTCAGAAATTTCAATGCTTACATCTCTCACCCCAACACTGCCGTCGGGATAGTCGTAGCTGACGTTCTCAGCTTCAATCACCTTCAGATTACCACCCACCAGAGGACTGTGAATGCCACGATTATCGTGTAGATTAAATCGAGCGTTTTAAATTTTCTGCTGTAACTCACCCTGTTCTCCCCTCTAGCCTCAAGGGCCAGTTGGATTCGTTCAGCCTTTTCAAAGCTTCTGAGGAAAAAAAGCCCAACCGCCTCTCCACCCTTACGCCACACATCCATATGGCTCCCTTTTGAAACCCTTCTGCTTTCTCTAGCGAGTAGAATGGAAAGAAGTTCCCTGAACATCAAAATTGCATACCTGTAAGCCAGCCAGAGAGCCGAGACAAAGGTTTCAGGCACTTTGAAGTACCTCAAAGCCGAGCATATTTCGGCAAAGTTTGTTGTCATTATGAGCATCTGGATGGCAATGAGGGACGCTGCAACTCTCAGCGTAAAGGTTATCGAGTAAAGTGGGTTGTTTATGGAGACGGGAAGGACGACAATGAAGGAAAAAAGTGTGAAAAGCCATATTCTGCCCAGTACCTTTCTCAGGCTTAAACCGGAAATGGCCGAGATCACAAGAAGGAAGACGAAGGTAAGTATTACCTTTTCCAGATCAAAGGTTGAAACAGCGAGAAGAATGAAAACTATGGTCGAAACGAGCTTTATTCGGGGGTCAATCTTGTGCAGAATGCTGCGCTTTGTGTATTCGTGGATTAAAAAATTTTGAAAATATCCTGATGCTTCCCTTATTGTCCTTTCAAGTAGTTCGTGCATATCGAGTCAGTGCATAGCCGAGAACTAAAACTATTGCTGTGCCCACGATTCCAGCTATCAGTGTGCCCACATAGGGGTTAATACCAGGGACAGAGTAATCAGGTAGTATGCCCTCGTATATCGGCTTCTCCGACAGTCCAAGTATTTTAGCAGCATTCTCAAGCGGCTCTGCATATCCAACGAGCTCTGCTGCATAGGCAAAGAGAGGTGAAACCGCTATCATAGCTGCAATGACTGCAAGAGCTGCCTTGCCTGGAGCTTTTTTCTCTTCCAGAACATCGGGTCTGGCAGAGGAGATGTAACTTACAACACCTGCCGTTATGATTCCCTCAACAATACCAAGAATTGCATGCCACATCCCCATCACTGGAACGGTTACATCCACCGCATATATTACCGATTTTGAGACGCCTATCTCCAGCCCTGCAAATATGGCTGCAAGAGTGATGCCAAGCCACCCGGCAACGAAGGCTGCAACGTTCCTGTTTTTCTTCTCTAGTATTTTGTAAATGTAATAACCTACAAAGACGTCAACAATGGCCATATTCCATATGTTCGCACCAAGAGCAGTGATTCCACCATCAGCGAATACCAGACACTGTATCGTAAGTACCACAGCCATTGCAAGACATCCCGCATATGGTCCGAGCAGGATTCCAGCAAGAGCGCCTCCGACAAAGTGGGCTGAAGTGCCACCCGGTATCGGCCAGTTGAGCATCTGAGCCGCAAAAATGGCAGCAGCAACTATTCCGAACAGCGGTGTGAGTTTCTGTCCCCTCAGCCGGTATATGGAGTATCCAAGCACGGCTAGGGTTAAAACATAAAACAGAGCCGCAATGCTCAGGTCCAGATATCCATCCGGTATATGCAAATTCCCACCTCGTGTTACTTTTTCTCAAATAGATCACATCTGTTAATAAGAATTTCCATTTAACGATTTAAAACTATTGAATGTTTAAAACGGAGATCCAGAACAGCCAGCTAGATATTTTTCAAAATTTCCTCTATTTTCCTGATTTCCTCTTCGATCTTTTCAATGGCTTTACTGCAATCCAGATACTCCAGCATCTCCTCACATCGAGGGCACACAAAATTTAGCTCCATTGCCTCATCATAAGAAACTTTAACGCACATGTTCGGGCATACATAGTAAATTGTGCTCGTCTCTGCCTCTATCTTCTCTCTCAGCTTGCTCACCGTTTTTTCAAGTTCTCTTTTGAGAACGTCCAGAGCTCTGTCATAGTTTATCCTCCAGTAGTACTCCATCCACCCCGTTTCGTCGTCTCTCCTCCTCACGTAGTCAGCCAGACCTATTTCATACATGGCAAAAAGAGCCTTTCTGATTTCGTTAATCTCTATGCCAAGCTCAAGAGCAAGCTGATCATCAGTAAATTCGCCTTCAATTCCAAGTGAGAAAAGAATCAAACCGACCTCGCCAGAAACTCTTTCTACAAGCTCATTTAAAAGCTCCTCTACCTTCGTTGCGGTCTCAGCTTTCACAACTATATTTAAAGAACTGAAACCTTTTTTAATTTTTTGGTTGTGATAATATGAGTCTTACTATAACCGAAATAAAAAATTAGAGTTCGGAGAATGCTTTTTCGAGCGGCGGCACTACCTGTTTCTTTCTGCTCATCACACCGTCAAGCCAGACGCTCTTGCCTTCAAGCTTCTTGCCGAAAGCCTTTTCGACCACTTCTGGATGGTCCGTAACTGCGAGGAGTTCCGTCCCCTCCTTCATAATGTCTGTCAGCATCAGGAATATGGCTGCGTATCCACCTTCCTCCTTCATCTTCTGCAATTCTGCGTAAATCTCATCAACCCTGCTCTCAATCAGAGACAGATCAACAAGTTCGATCTGACCCACACCGACCTTCTTTCCTGCCATGTCAAAATCCTTGTAATCCCTCATTATAATCTCCCTTGCACTCAAATCATCGACTGCAGATAGCTTTGCCTTTATCTCCACACCAAACTTCGTGATATCATCCACACCAGCGACCTTTGCAAGCTCCTCTGCGACCTCCTTATCAAGCTCTGTAGTCGTTGCCGATTTGAATATCACGGTATCGCTGAGGATCGATGACAGGAGAATTCCGGCGATGTCAGCCGGGACCTCAACACCGGTCTTATCAAAAAGAAGCTTTATTACGGTAGCCGTACATCCAACAGGTAGATTGACAAAGAGTACTGGCTGAGGTGTTGTTACATCACCGATTTTGTGGTGATCAACTATAGCAACGACCTCCGCCTTATCGATATCATCGACTGTCTGGGCTTTTTCGCTGTGATCAACAAGAGCCACCTTTTTGCCTTCACCACTCTTCAATACTTCTGGAACCTCAAATCCAAATTTCTCGAGTACATATTTTGTTTCCGGATTGATGTCACCCTGAACCGCAGCCACAGCTTCCTCCCCGATTTTCATAATTTTGTCTAAACTGCCCCTCTCCTTCCACTTGTTCCAGAGATATGCAAGGGCTATCGCAGAACAGACGCTATCTGTGTCCGGGTTTTTATGCCCAACAACATAAACCACGTGCTCCATGATGTAGTGGCAGTTCGGTAGGTAATAACATTTTCGAAATTTTTCCCATCTTAAATGGGAGCCGCTATATTTCAGATTGCCGCAGGTTCCGATACACATCCGTGCAAAAATTTTTATTTGCAGTTCGAATATTACGAAATCCATAATAAACAAAAATTTCAAATACTGTCCGGGGATTTTTGAAAAACCAAAAAGGGGTGATGAAATGTCCGAACCGACAAGGGAACTCCTGTGGGGTGTTGACGAAATATCCGTACTGCTGCACTTCGCACTTTTCATAATCGCCGGAATCATATTCCTAATTGGTATTGCGAGAGCATACAAGCTGATAAGAATGGGAAGAAATGACGAGAACAGGTTTGACCGTCTTGGCAACAGACTTCTTCTGGTCGTCAAAGATGCTCTTTTACTCCTGAGACTTTTTCAGAAAGAGTTCAGGATGGGTCTGATGCACATTCTCATTCTCTGGGGAATTATAGTTCTTACCATAGGAACGGCCGTACTCACCATTGCCGACCATTTCACATCCGAATTTTTCAGAGGTACTTTCTACCTGGTGCACGAGGCTTTGATGGACATTGCAGGTATTGCGTTCATTGCGGGGACAGTTATAGCTGTTGTAAACAGATACGTGCTCAAACCCACAAGATTCTCCAAAAAATGGCCTTTCGCCAATGACGATGCTCCCGTCCTTCTCTCTTTGCTGCTGATTGCGGTATTGGGTTTTATAGTTGAGGCGCTTAGGCTTTCTGCAGGATATCCTGCATACACTGCTGTGATCGGTGGATTTCTCTCTCAATTTCTACCATTTGACCTCTCAGCATACAGAGCTGTCTGGAGCATCCATTCTCTGCTTGCTCTTGCCCTCATTGCCGCAGTGCCTTACTCAAAACTTTTCCACGCCATTGCGGCCCCGATCAACATACTGACGAAATCTGACAGAATTTCTGCAAGGGTGATTGAGGATGAGGAATATATGGGTGCAGTAACTGTCAGAGACCTTCAGTGGAGAGATCTGCTTTCCAGCTTCGCATGCATGAGGTGTGGCAGATGCCAGGACAACTGTCCGGCCTTCAACTCCGGTACAACTCTCTCTCCGATGTATCTGATGCAAAACCTCCGCAAAAATCTCACCGACTCCTCGAGCATTCTTGGAAAAATTGATGAGCCCTTTACTCTCGTTGATGCTGTTCTGGACAGCGAGGCTGTTTGGGCCTGTACAACGTGCAGAGCATGCATGGAAATGTGTCCGGTTTACATAGAACAGATGGAGATTATCGGAGAGATAAGAAGAGGAATTGTCGAGTCGGGGGAGGCGCCACCCGACATAAGAGACTTTCTCACAAACATCCAGAAGCAGAAGAATCCGTGGGGTGAGGCAAAATTCAAGAGAGACCAGTGGATAAAGAAGAGCGATGTTGAGGTGCCAACTGTGAAGAGCAACCCCGAATTCGAGTTGCTCTGGTTTGTGGGCTGTGCTCACAGCTTTGATAGCAGAAGCATTCAGGTATCAAAGAAGCTTGCCCGAATTCTAAACGATATTGGAGTTAACTACGCAGTTCTTGGCAGAGAGGAAGGTTGCTGTGGAAATGATGTAAGGAGAGTTGGTGAAGAAGGTCTTTTCCAGCTTCTGAAAGAGGAAAACACAAATACGTTCGATAAGTACGGAGTTCAGAAAATTTTCACTGCCTCCCCTCACTGCTACAATACATTCAAGAATGAGTATGAGGGCTATGATGTCAGGTTCATACTCGAGATCATCCACGACGCCATAAAATCCGGTAAGCTTCAGCTCAAGCATCCGGTAAAAAGAAAGGTAACCTTTCACGATCCGTGCTATCTCGGGAGATACAACGGCATGTACGATCTGCCCAGAGAGATACTGAAATCCATTCCGGGAATAGAACTTGTTGAAATGCCACGAAACAGGAACAGAAGCTTCTGCTGTGGCGGTGGAGGAGGAAATCTTGTTAGAGAGTATCCCGGAGAGGACAGGCCGAACAATATTAGGGCAAAAGAGGCGGCGGAAACGGGTGCAGAAGTACTGGCAGTTGCCTGCCCATTCTGCATGATAATGCTCGAAGATGGCGTCAAAAGTTCTGGATTCGACGGCAGACTGCAGGTTCTTGACGTTATCGAACTCGTATATGATTCCGTGTATGGGGAATAACCCCATTTTTTTTTGCATGCCTTTAAGGAAAACAGATATATTCAAAAGACCGTCTGAATCCATGCGAAAATGGCTGGCAACAGTTCTGATAGCTGCCGTTGCTTTTGCTGTGAGGTTTTACAATTTAGGCAATCCTCCACTGTTTTTTGATGAAAGCATTCACGCCACAATCCTTAAATCGCTCATTTCCGGAACATACAAGTACAATCCCGCCTATCACGGTCCCCTGCTTTACTACATTCTCTACCTGCCCGTTACGACTCTCGGGGAGAGCGAGTTTTCGCTCCGCCTAGTTCCGGCGGCAGTAGGTGTTGCAGTATCCCTGACACCCCTTCTGTACCGGAGGTTTATAGGATTCAACGCTGCCGCAATTTCATCAGCCTTTGTGGCGATATCACCGATTATCGTAAACTACTCCAGATTCGCAAGAGCGGACATATTTCAGCTTTTCCTGACGGCCCTCTTCACCTACTTCATTTTCAGATACCTCGAGGTTGAGAAAACCATACTGGAAAAAAAGTTTGACAGAGACTCCCTGTTCCTCATCGCATCGTTCATATGCATGGCTTTTTTCGCAACCCTCAAGGAAACATTCTACCCATTTGCAGCTCTTTTCCTGATCTTCCTGATATTCGACATAAAGAAGTTCAGACTGACAGATCTGCTGGTATCAATTCTGGTCTTCTTTGTGATTTATTCCGCTCTGTACACAAACTTCTTTACCTACACCACCCCATTGACAAATTTTTCCGAGTTTCCTGCTGTTAGGGCGGTCAGTTACTGGAAGTACCAGCACGAGATAGCAAGAATAGCCGGGCCATGGTACTACTACCTGGAACTTCTGATTCTGTATGACTTTCCTGCCTTTGCTCTGGGCATATTTACAATTATATTGACACTGAAGAGGAGAGATAGGAGCGAATTTGAAGCTTTTATTGTTTACTGGTTTGTTGCTTCGCTTATATTCTTCTCCTACATGCAGGAAAAGGTCCCCTGGCTTGCGGTCCACATCCTCTTTCCGATGTACGTCCTGGCTGGAGTGGGGATATGCAAAATAAATTCAAGAAGTATGAAAGCCCTCGCCCTGATATCATGTCTTCTGTTTTTGGGATACGGAATGCTGGCTGTAAACATACTGAACCCTGTAAATCCTGCAGAACCAGCGCTGTACCTTCCAACCCAGTACGATGTGAGGGAATTTGCCGAAAAAACTAGAAATGATACGATTTACGTCTTCACAAATATTGGTGAATACTGGCCGCTGGCATGGTATTTGAAGGACCATCACGTGTATTTCTCAACCAGTAGTGTGAAGGGCAGAAGTTTTAGCAAGGGTGTTTACGTGGTGGTAAATCAAACAAACGACATCTATATCCCCGGTAATATGAAAAAAATCGACACTATGGTTGTGAGATGCTGGACGTTCTGGACTCACCCGGAACTTTCCAGAATACCAGAATTCCTGCTGTTCAGAAGGCCCCTCACCAAGGTTTACTGCATGAATTTCACCGTGTACACGAGAGTTGACTAGAATGCATCAATCCAACACTGAAGTTTCCCGATCCCTCCAGCTTTATAGCTGCATCACCATAAACCTGACCGAAAACTTTATATATTTAGGCGAAAACCTTATATACTGCATGAAAAAACTCCGAGAACTCGGTAAGGTGAAGCACATATCAAAATCCGGGATGCTTGTAATTGCTTTGAATCCTGCATACATCCCCAAAATTGGGGATAAGGTTGTTACGAGGAAAATGGAGTATGTTGGCGTCGTTAACGACATAATAGGGCCTGTATCATCACCCTACGCCCTTGTGAGACCAAAAAATTCTGAAAAAATAATATTTGAAGATTTATTTGTGGTGAAAGAATATGGCGGAAGTAGAAAAGGTTCGGGAAAGGGAAGTAGAAAAGGAGGTAGAAAGAAAGGAAATAGAAAGGGAGGAGGACATAGAGGTATGTCCTGAATGTGGTAGCCCGCGCCTTATTCGTGATTACAGAAGGGGAGAATTCATCTGTCAGGATTGCGGGCTTGTAATTGAAGATACTTACATTGACGCCGGTCCTGAGTGGAGAGCCTTTGACAGCGAGCAGAGGGACAAAAGAAGCAGGGTTGGTGCGCCTGTAACCTATACTATCCACGACAAGGGACTGTCCACCATCATCGACTGGAGCAACAAGGACTATTACGGCAAGGCAATCTCTGTCAGAAACAGGGCACAGCTTTTCAGACTCAGAAAATGGCAGAGGAGGATAAGGATAAGCAATGCCACCGAAAGAAACCTCGCCTTCGCTTTAAGCGAGCTGGACAGAATGGCCTCCGCCCTCGGACTGCCCAAGAGTGTCAGAGAGACGGCTGCTGTGATCTACAGAAAGGCGGTTGAAAAGAACCTGATAAGGGGAAGAAGCATCGAAGGTGTTGTGGCTGCAGCTCTGTATGCCGCATGCAGACAGGCGGGAGTGCCAAGGACTCTCGATGAGATAGCAACTTACTCCAGAGTTGACAGGAAGGAAATCGGAAGAACCTACAGGTTCATAACGAGAGAACTTGGTCTGAAGCTTATGCCCACCAGTCCTGCCGATTACGTACCCAGATTTTGTGCTGCTCTCGGTTTGAGCGGTGAAGTGCAGAAGAAAGCCATTGAGATAATAAAGAAAGCTGAGGAAAGAGAGCTTACCAGCGGTAGGGGACCAACTGGGGTTGCTGCTGCCGCCATTTATGTGGCATCTATCCTTCTGGGTGAGAGGAGAACTCAGAGAGAGGTTGCCGAGGTTGCAGGGGTTACAGAAGTTACGATAAGGAACCGATACAAGGAACTTGCTGAAAAGCTCGGAATAGAAATTATTCTATAATTTTTTTCAGATCTCCGACTGTGGTCAACCAATCAAAAATAATTCACCAGCGCAATCAATCCGGCTGCACTGAAAAACGCTATGTACGGCAGCAGTTTTCTGATTGTCTTCATTCTTTCTTTCGAAAGTCGCAAATTTAAAATATTATATATTGTAATTATCAACTTGTGGTTGTATGAAACTTGCATATAATTCTTTGTGATGGTGGCAATTGCCTAGTTATTGCCACTGACGATAGTGGTGGGGACGACGCTGACATCCCTGACCGGACTAAACAAGGATGTGACACTATCCATATACAGTATGGGCAATGAAGCAAAAACCACCAGCGAGAAGCTGACTGATGAATACCTGAAAAAATCGGGAGAGTACACAGTGCTTATACTGGCACAGGAAAATGCGCTGTGGCTTAGAGAGTATCTCTCATCCAAAAAGATTACCACACTACAGGAAATGCTGAACGATAGTGTCGTCCAGAACATCGGTAAACATAGATGGTTTGGCAAGGAGTACGTCTGGATAGCCGGAGTGTATGGGGATGGGGACTGGCGGCTTTTGGTCCACCCGCTGGGCGACGAGGTGAGAGGAAAACACATTATAAAGGATTTGCACTGGGACGAAAAGTATCCTGAGGTCGTACCGATCCTCCAGAACTCCGCCCTTGGAGGAACTGCAACCCTGAGCTGTGGATACTACACCTGGGGAGAGGTTTACGGCAAGCCTGCAAAGAAATACCTTTGCAACGTGCCGGTGAACTACGAGGTTATCGATGAAAAGACCGGTAAGAGGATACCGCTGTCTGTGGGTACGGGTGCCTATCTCGACGGATACTTCAAAGAGATAACCAAATCCGAAGAAATGCCCGGTGCAACCGTGGCAGAAGAAATAGGCTCTAAGGTTGATGTTGCTGCGCCAGCGGCGTCGTTCAGAAGATTTCTGCGGCGATATACAACGTTGGAATTTTCTCAATTGTCAGCGTGGTCGTTGCCATTGCCGTTGCAGGATTGATTCTGGTTGCGAATAACAAACATTATATCGAAACCGGTTATAGATATCGCAGATGCGGCCGATAAAGTCAGCGAGGGAGAGCTTGACACACGAATTCCGCACCAGGGGAGAGATGACGAAATAGGGATACTGGCAAAAAGCATAGAGAGGCTGAGGAGGAGTCTTCAAGCTGCCGCTGAGAGTCTGGAAGGGGCCTTCAGGTGATGTTCATGCCCATCACCTACTCCATTTTTCTCGAAGAGCTGAAGAAGGAGATAGGTCCGCTGGCAAAGATCTTCCTTGACAGGGCAATGGATGCCTTGGGAATAGATGACATTACCAGTGAAAATTACAAGGACGTGCTCAACGTCCTCAAAATGAACAGAAAGATGAGGGAATTCGTGGAAATTGTCGAGAAAAAGCTGGAAGAGTTAGAGTGAGAACTTCTCCATGGGAAAGTATTCTGTAATATTTATGAGTGTTTCCCCACCCATGATTATATCGTAATTCCTGACAATAACTTTCCCTCCTTCTTTAATTCCCAGTTCCCTTGCGAGCCTGCTGTTTGAATTCACAACCTTGGCCCATCTGATCTCCCTTCTTGCCTCTATTCTGTGCTTTTTCATTATTTTACCGATTGGAATATCAGCTTTCATTAAATCATCTTTAAAACTCTCTTCCAGCCTCTTTATTGGGGTTAGCGATATCGCCTTGGCGTAAATTTCCCCGTTCACTTCGAGATAAACGACTCTGTAGTTCACCTCCTCACCAACATCCACATCCAGAATTTCAGAAATTTTATCATCTGCCGGAATTATCCTCTGTTCAACAGTTCTCACCTCAACCTTGCCTTGAGCGATTGCCTCGATGATTGCCGTTATTGACCCATCTGTAGTCATCAGAATCCTGTGGATGGCATTCATAGCCTTTCAAGCTCCTTTACCGGCCTCCCATCTTTTGTTTCCGGTGCAACATAGTCAAGGAATCTCGAAAATGGTATGTTGTGAAGTCTGAACGTTACCTTTATCGGAGATAAAACAGCATTCTCATCGCAGAAGTTTATTCTGGAGACGGTTGCCGTCTGCTTGTTGAGGAAGACTGTTATCTCACCACCTCTCCGACCCTTCAAAATTTCTGACCTCGCAGTGTCAAGAATTCTCTGCCTTCTCAGCAATTCTCTAAATCTATCGAGACTTCTGGCCTTTGCAACCACCCTGCCATCCTCAATTTTCATATCAGCATCAGGAAAGAGGTTTTTTATCGCCCGGACTACCTTTTCCTCATCCTCTGTCGGATGAATCCTAGTTTCAATTTCTATCTCCACATTTCTTGCGATTTTCAGCAAAATCTCCCTTACAGTCTCGATGAAATCTTCATAGTCACCCGTATTCTCTACGGTGAAGTCCGCAATTTCCATGGCCTCCTTTAAACCCCACGATTCCTCTCTCCTATCTCTCTCCATCAGATCTTCGATTCTTCCGACATCGTCACTCCTCTTTCTAGTCTTTGCCCTCTCAAATCTCACCTCAAGAGGGGATTCGATAGCAATTAGAATAAAATCATCACCAAATACTTTTCTGAATCTCTCGATCTCGGCAATCCCCCTTATTCCATCAACCACAACAACATCCTTTTCTCCGGCAGCCTCCCTTATTCTGGGTATGCACCTCTTTGCAATGGCGTCCATGCCCTCCGTTTGCCTCAATTCCGATGCCACTCTACCCAGATTTCCATCGGTAAGTTCCAGCCCTCTTCTCATTACCTCTTCTCTAACAACATCTCCCATAACGACAACAGGTATCCCGAGGTCTCTCGCAACTTCTGCAGCGGTACTCTTACCGCTCAGAGGATAGCCCACAAACGCTATTACCTTCATTGTCAACACCACAACGACAGTGTATCAGGCTGTAATATGCGGCAGCAATTCTGAGGTCCTTCTCATCCGCTGAAGGTCGCCCTGCCAGAATTTCAACCTCCTCAGCCTTAACTTCTTTCCTTTCAACACAATCGTAAATCCACATCTCTTCCCCTGAGATCACAACAGCATATCTGGCTCCTCTGACTCTCGCATAGCTTTCCACAAACCTCTTTACCGGTGACGTTGCCGTGGGAGAGGCAAAGTCAATGCAGAGCACAAGCCTGTCATTGTAAAAGCCAAGGTACGAGCATTTAACATAACATGACTCTCTTTCAAGCTCAATTCTGATTCCATCGTCTGGTTTCAGCTCAACACACTCAATCATACCGCCTCACGGATTTTTGCTGCGATTTTCTTTACGGGTTGTGTGAATATTGGCTTCTCCTTTATAAGACCTTCAGGTCTGTAAAGCAGGACAAAGTACATCAAAAGGCCAAAGAGTATGTACTCCAGCCAGACGGCTTCGAAAGGCAGGTGTAGGATCGTTCTGATTTCGTGCTTGTAGATCGTTAGAAGTATTTTTACAATGACGAATGTCAGGGTTCCCACAACCACACCTCTGTTGTTGCCAGCACCACCAAGAAGTATCATGAGGAACGGGTAAAATGTCCACTCCACCCTGGAAAAGCTTGTAGCTATGACATTTACAGAATACAGTGAATAAAGGGCTCCAGCGAGGGACGCAATAGCCGAACCGATGGATACGGCTTTGATTCTCAGCATCATCACACTTTTTCCGGTTGCTTCCACAACAGACTCATTTTCCCTCATCGCCCTGAGAAGTCGGCCAAAAGGCGAATTCGTCAGTTTACCAACGAATATATACACGACCAATGCCACCAGGAGTGTTATCACCGTAAATACGAGCATTCTGTCCTCACCGGGAATGAAGGCGAGAACATCTGGAGTTGACACGCCGTAGTAACCGCCGATAATTGTGGTGTCATAATTGCATACCATAAACATAACTTCGCTGATTGCCAGAAGTGTAATGGCAAGATAGTCCTCCGAGAGCTTGGCACTTGGAAGAATGAACAATGCTCCCGTCACCGCACCAAGCACTGCAGCGGTAATGAGGTAGACCAGAAGCAAACCGATTCCGTATGCCGGGTTCGATGCTATTATTTCGTTTGTCATGCTTCTTATCTGTGCACTGGCTGTGATCAGATCTCCACTGACACCAAAATAGAGAATCAGCAGCCTGTTAACAACTCCACCAACTGCCACTGCACCCATCAA includes:
- a CDS encoding AAA family ATPase is translated as MKVIAFVGYPLSGKSTAAEVARDLGIPVVVMGDVVREEVMRRGLELTDGNLGRVASELRQTEGMDAIAKRCIPRIREAAGEKDVVVVDGIRGIAEIERFRKVFGDDFILIAIESPLEVRFERAKTRKRSDDVGRIEDLMERDRREESWGLKEAMEIADFTVENTGDYEDFIETVREILLKIARNVEIEIETRIHPTEDEEKVVRAIKNLFPDADMKIEDGRVVAKARSLDRFRELLRRQRILDTARSEILKGRRGGEITVFLNKQTATVSRINFCDENAVLSPIKVTFRLHNIPFSRFLDYVAPETKDGRPVKELERL
- a CDS encoding branched-chain amino acid ABC transporter permease, whose protein sequence is MEEIIITIALWFGLYTIVTLSLNLEYGFAGIPNFGRALAVLMGAVAVGGVVNRLLILYFGVSGDLITASAQIRSMTNEIIASNPAYGIGLLLVYLITAAVLGAVTGALFILPSAKLSEDYLAITLLAISEVMFMVCNYDTTIIGGYYGVSTPDVLAFIPGEDRMLVFTVITLLVALVVYIFVGKLTNSPFGRLLRAMRENESVVEATGKSVMMLRIKAVSIGSAIASLAGALYSLYSVNVIATSFSRVEWTFYPFLMILLGGAGNNRGVVVGTLTFVIVKILLTIYKHEIRTILHLPFEAVWLEYILFGLLMYFVLLYRPEGLIKEKPIFTQPVKKIAAKIREAV
- a CDS encoding chorismate--pyruvate lyase family protein gives rise to the protein MNAIHRILMTTDGSITAIIEAIAQGKVEVRTVEQRIIPADDKISEILDVDVGEEVNYRVVYLEVNGEIYAKAISLTPIKRLEESFKDDLMKADIPIGKIMKKHRIEARREIRWAKVVNSNSRLARELGIKEGGKVIVRNYDIIMGGETLINITEYFPMEKFSL